CGTCCGCGAAGACCGCCGGCGCCTCGGGCTCGGAGCGATTGCGCCGCGACGTCGTGCCCACGTTCGAGTCGATCAGCCTCAATCTGGATGCGCGAAAGCCCGGCTACACGGGATCGGTCCGCATCGACTTGCGCGTGGACGCCGCGACCGATTCCTTTCAGCTTAATTCCGAAGGGCTCACGCTCGGGCGGCTGACGCTCCGCGGCGCCAAAGGGATCGTGCCGTCCACGCACAGGGCCGCGGGACCCGCCGCGGTCGCCTTGAGGACCCGGTCGCCGCTCAAGCCTGGCGCGTACACGCTCCATATCGATTTCGCGAACACGTTCAACACGCGTGCCCAGGGCATCTACCGTCTCGAGAACGGCGGGGAGTGGTACTGCTTCACCCAGTTCGAGTCCGACGATGCGCGAAAGGCCTTCCCGTGTTGGGATGAGCCCTCGTTCAAGATTCCCTATCAGCTCACGCTGGCCGTGCCGAGGGGGCACCGCGCCCTGACCAACACTCCGGTCGCCCATGTGACGCCCGGGAAGGTCACGAAGACGGTGATGTTCCGGCGAACCAAGCCGCTTCCTTCGTACCTGCTCGCGATCGCGGCCGGTCCCCTCGAGATGGTTCCCATCACCGGCATGTCGGTCCCGGGAAACGTCGTCTGCGTGAAGGGCGCGTCCGCGCTCGCGGGCACGGCCTCGACGATGGCCCCGCGCCTCCTCGGCGCGCTCGAGCGCTACTTCGGCAGGCCCTATCCCTACGAGAAGCTCGACGTGATCGCCGTGCCCGAGTTCTGGCCCGGCGCGATGGAGAACGCCGGCCTGGTCACCTTCCGGGACGACGTGCTGCTCGTGGAGCCGAAGACGGTGAGCGTCCGCCAGCTCTCGAGACTGTCGGTCTACATGGCGCACGAGTTCGCCCACATGTGGTTCGGGGATCTCGTCACGATGGAATGGTGGGACGACCTCTGGTTGAACGAGGCGTTCGCCGAATGGATGGGGAACAAGATTTCAGACGAGGTCTACCCCGAGTACAAGATGCACGTCCAGGACCTGCAGGCGACGCAGGGGGCGATGAAGATCGACGCCCGCCTCTCGACGCGCGCCATCAGGCAGCCCGTCAGCGCGCTCGACAACCTGCTCCAGGCCGCGGATGAGCTCGCCTACAAGAAAGGGCAGGCGGTTCTCGGGATGTTCGAGCAGTGGCTCGGGCCCGACAAGTTCCGGGCGGGGGTGCTCGATTACTTGAATGCGCACGAGTGGGGAAACGCGGTCGGCTCGGATCTCTGGTCCGCGCTCTCGAAGGCCTCAGGGAAGGATGCCTCGGGGCCGATGAGCACCTTCCTCGATCAGGGGGGTGTCCCGCTCGTCACCGCGGAGATTCAGCCGGACGGGCGCGTAAGGCTGAGCCAACGGCGTTTTCTCTCGTACGGCGCCCAAGCCGCCGGCGACCCGCTCTGGAAGATTCCTGTGGCGCTCACCTACTCGGATGGACTTGCCGTACGGACGAAACGGTTCCTGTTGAGCGAACGGGAGGCAACGGTCGAATTGGAAGGGGACCGCGCGCCGATCTGGGTGAACCCCAACGCGGGGGCGGCCGGCTATTATCGTTGGACTCTCTCTCCCGAAGCGATGCAGAAGCTCGCGCAGAGCGCCGCGGAAATCATGTCTCCGGCCGAGCGCGTCGGCTACCTCGGCAATCTCACGGCGCTTCTGGACGCCGGGCTCCTCCATGGCGATGAATACGTCCGGCTCCTCGCCCGGTTCGCGGATGATCCGAGCCCCGAAGTCCTCTCGGCCTTGGCGGACGGCGTCGACCAGGTCCGCCGCGTGTTCGTGACCCCCGAGCTGGCCGAGCCCTTCGCGGTCTACGTGCGCCAGACCCTGGGGCCGGCGCTGGGCCGCCTCGGGCTGACGCGGCGCCCCGGAGAGGAGGACGGCGTCTCGCTCGTCCGCCCGGAGCTGGTCCATATGCTCGGCGACTACGGGAAGGACGACCGGATTCTCGCATTCGCTGATTCGCTCGCGAAGCAGTACATCGCCGCCTCGGGATCGGTCGACCCCTCTTTGGCCGGAGTCGCGCTCGACCTCTCCGCCCTGCACGCCGACGCCGCGCTCTTCGCGGAGTACAAGAGGCGATTCGAGACGGCGCGGGTTCCCGCGGACCGTTCGCGATTCTTGGCCGCGCTCGGCTTTTTCCGCGATCCGAAGATCGTGGAGGAGGCGCTTCGCTACTCGCTCCAGGGACCGCTGCGTCCCCAAGAGATCTTCACGATCCCGAACGTCGTGGGCCTGGCCGTCGAGTACGAGGAGATTCCGTACCGCTGGATGACCGAGAATTTCGGCGCCATCTCCACCAAGATCCCGCCGATGTTCTCGGTGTTTATGCCGCAGTTCGCGAGCGGCTGCTCGGTGAAGCGGCTCGAGGCGGCGAAGTCGTTCTTCGCGGAGCCCTCGCGCTCGGTTCCCGGGGCGGACAAGGAGCTGGCGAAGATCGCAGACCAGGTGAACGATTGCGCCGGGCTGAGGGAGCGGGAGGGGGCGGTCGTGACGGCCTACCTGGGCCGGCTCGCCGGCGCGCGGTAGCTCACGCCCGGGGGAGGCGCACCATCCACCGGGCCCCGCGCGCGCGACAAAAAAAGGGCCCGGGTTCCCGGGCCCTGCCGCGTTTATGGTTGCGGGGAGAGGATTTGAACCTCTGACCTTCGGGTTATGAGCCCGACGAGCTACCAGGCTGCTCCACCCCGCGGCCGTATCTTGCCCCAGCGCCCCGCGGTTGTAAAGAGCCTACTTCGCCGAGTCCTCCTCGGCCTGATACCGATAGAGAACCTCGTCTTTCTTGACCATGTGGAAGCGCTCGCGCGCGACGCGCTCCGAAAGGAGCGGGTCTTTCGCCGTGCTCGCCCGGGCTTGCTCGGCCCGGCTCGCCTCGACCGCGAGGACCTGCCTTCGCGCGCGGAGCGCCGCCGTCTCGTGCTGCAGCGCGCGGATTCGAATGAGGCCGCTGTCCCCGCCGACGAACGAATAAACGAGATAGCCCAGCACGACGCCCGCGCCCCAGAGAAGGAACCGCCTCTTCTTGCTTTTCTCGCGGGGCGGGAGCCTGAGAAATTTCCGGGACGGCGGATCCTTCGGGCTCTGATACGGGGATCGCATCATGGCTGCGTGCGTTCCCCGCTCACCGCGCGCCCGCCGTTTCGCGTGAGCCGCCGCTGAGCTTCCGAAAGGCGGCCGCCCCTGGGTAGAGCGCCTCGTCCGCGAGCTGCTCCTCGATTCGGAGGAGCTGGTTGTATTTCGCGATCCGTTCGCTCCGAGAGAGCGATCCGGTCTTGATCTGCCCCGCGTTCACCGCCACGGCCAGATCGGCGATCGTCGTGTCTTCGGTTTCGCCGGAGCGGTGCGAGATCACGGTCGCGTAGCCGGCGTTTCTGGCCATCCCGATCGTGTCGAGCGTCTCGGTCACGGTCCCGATCTGGTTCAGCTTGATCAGAATCGCGTTGGCGACTCCCTCCTCGATCCCGCGTCGCAGAATTTCCGGGTTGGTCACGAAGATATCGTCCCCCACGAGCTGAATCGTGCCCCCGAGCGCGCCGGTCAGGTGCTTCCAGCCGCCCCAGTCCCCTTCGGCAAGCCCGTCTTCGATCGAGACGATGGGGAACCGCTCCAGGAGGTCGCCCAGGTACTGGGTGATGGCGCGGGAGTCCAGTCCCTTTCGGCCGTCCAGAGAGTAGGACCCTCCCTTGTAGAGCTCCGATGCCGCGACGTCGAGCGCCAAGGCGAGGTCCTCGCCGGGACGATAGCCCGCCTTCTCGATCGCGCGCATCAGAAACTCGAGCGCCTCCGCGTTCTTTCCCAGGTTGGGGGCGAAGCCCCCCTCATCCCCGACCGCGGTCACGAGTCCTTTGTCGCGGAGCAGCCCTTTCAGCGTATGAAATACCTCGGAGCCCATGCGCAGCGCCTCCGAGAAGGAGCGGGCGCCCACCGGGACGATCATGAATTCCTGGATATCGAGGTTGTTGTCCGCGTGCGCCCCTCCGTTCACCACGTTCATGAGCGGGACCGGAAGGGTTTTCGCGTTCGCGCCGCCGAGATAGCGATAGAGCGGGAGCAGGTGGGACTCGGCCGCGGCCTTCGCGACCGCGATCGAGACGCCGAGAATCGCGTTCGCCCCGAGGGCCTTTTTGTTCGGGGTGCCGTCCAGGTCGATCAGGAGATGATCGATGTAGGCTTGGTCGTCCGCGTCCTCGCCCACGAGGTGGCCGGCCATGGTCTCGTTCACGTTCGCGACGGCCTGGGTTACGCCCTTGCCCCCGTACCGTTTTGGGTCCTGGTCCCGAAGCTCGAGCGCCTCGCGCGAGCCGGTCGACGCCCCGGAGGGGATCGCGGCGCGGCCGAGCGCTCCGCCTCGGAGCGCGACCTCGACCTCGACCGTCGGCATCCCCCTCGAGTCGAGTATTTCCCTAGCGTATACGGATTCAATCTCGGTCATGAGGCATCGGACGCTAGGGTCGGAGCGGGCGATCCGTCAAGGGAAAAGCCTTGACGGACGCAGGATAGGGCCACTAGGTTCCGCGCCCGGGCCGCAGGGCTCCCCGGTCCGGCGACCCGCGGCGGGGCCGACGAAACTCGATACGCCCCCGGAGCGTATGGGCGGTGAAGGGCATCCAGGATTCGAGGGCTTGAGTTGACGTCCGACGAACGGGACCTGGTCCGGCGATGCCTGGCGCGTGAGGAGCGCGCTTATCGCGAGCTGGTACGCCGGTACCAAACACCGGTCGTGAACCTCGCGTGGCGGATCACCGGAAATGCCGAGGACGCGGCCGAGGTGGCGCAAGAGGCTTTCATTCGGGTTCTGAGGTCGCTTCACACCTATGACCCGGATCGGCCGCTCAAGACATGGCTCTTCAAGATCGCGGCGAACCTGGCACTGGACGCGATCCGGCGCCGCAAGCGCCGCCCGGTCTCGATCGAGGACCTGTTCGCCGAAGACGAAGGCCGGCTCCTGGAAGCGGTGGAGCCCGGGCCGGGACCCGACGCCCAGCTCATGCTGGACCGCTCGGCGGAGCGTTTCGATGAGCTGCTCCGGGAGATGCCGGAGCACTACCAGGCGATTCTCTACTTACGATACCGCGAGGACCTCGCCTACGAGGAAATCGCCGAGACTCTCGGTATACCGCTTGGCACGGTGAAAGTGCGGCTTCATCGAGCGCACGGGATCTTGAGACGGAAGCTGTCGGCGCGAGGAAATCGGTCATGAAAGAAAATCTCTCCTGCGACGCATGCGAGCGCGAGATCATCGCCCTGATCGACGGGTTGTTGACGCCATCGGTCGCGCAGGTGGTCGAACGCCATGCCGCGTCGTGCGCGCGGTGCGGGGAGACGCTCGCGGTCTACCGCGCGCAGGCGCTCCTGCTCCAGCGCATGCCGCTTCTTACGGCTCCCGCCTGGCTCGAAGATCGCGTCGTGCGCGGGGTCGTGGGCGCCCACGGCTTCTTGGCGGCCGGCTGGCAGCGCTTCGGCGCCGCGCTCGGCGCCGTCTCGTTCGTGCTCACCGTGGCTTTGCTCGCCAACCTGGGGCGCATCGCGAAGGGCGTCGGAGCACCCGAGCCCTCGATCTGGATCGTCTCCCTGATGGATGGGCTTATCTCCGGGGTCACCTGGATCTCGAAGCGGCTCGCCAACGAAATCGCGTTCTACGAACCTATCGCGCGCCAGATCTGGCTCGCCCTGCAGTCGCTCAAGAGCATTCCACGCGCCGCGATCGTCTCCCTCAAGACGCCCGAAGTTCAGGTTGCCGGCGCCGTACTCATCACCCTGGGACTCGCGCTTTCCATCATGCTGCGACCGTCCCGCCGCCGCGAAGGGAGTGTGGGCCATGTTTGCCTGTCGCTCTGACGTCATGGTGAGAACCAAGGCATATGGCTGGATCGCGGCGCTTTCGTTCGGTCTTCTCCTGGCCGCGCTTCTCCTGCCGGCGCCGCCGGCGCTCGGGGCCGCGCCGGCGAAGACCGGGACCAAGGCTTCAGCCGATAGCGCCAGAGCGGGAGACGAAGGCATATCGGTGCGGGTTATCGAGGACGAGAACAAGGCGATGCCGAAGAGAGCCCGCTCGACCGCCGAACGCGCGAAGCTCGACGCCGCGGGGCAAGAGGCGGACGAGGCCGAGTCGCCGGAACCGCCCGCGCCGCCCGAGCCGCCGGGCTCCCACGACAACGATCTCGTGCGCTTCGGACAGGACATCGAGATTCCGGCCGGCAAGGTGATCGATGGAAGCGTGGTCGCGATCGGCGGGTCGGTCACGGTGTACGGACGCGTGAAGGGGGACTGCGTGGCCGTGGGCGGCAGTGTCTCGGTCCGCGGGAATGGCTCGGTTGAAGGAGACGCCGTCAGCGTGGGTGGCGCCACGAGCACGAGCGACAGCGCGTCCGTCGGGGGCAGCAACGTCTCGGTCGGCGCCTGGCCCTTCAAGGGAGGACACGCGGGCGGGTTGCTGCCGCTCTTGGGAATGATGGGGCTCGGCGCCCTCGCGGGCGTCTTCACGACGATCGTTCAACTTCTGCTCACGGTGTTTTTCGCGTGGCTCTGCCTGCTCCTCGCACGGGAGCGAATGGAGCACGCGGTCGATCGGATGGGGCACGATTTTGGGAAATCCTTCCTGTGGGGCCTCGTAGGGTGGACGGCCATGATCGTGTCGGTCCCGAGCATCGCGGTCGTGTGCGCGATCGCCATGGTGATTCTCGTGATCACGATCATCGGAATCCCTGTCGCGATTCTGCTCGCGATCGCGATGATCTTTGCGCTCATCGCCGCGGTGCTGGGGATCATCGTCGCGACGTTCCTGGGCTATGTGAACGGCGCGATGTACCTCGGCCGGCGGATTCTCTCGAGGAGACGCCCCGGAGTCGCGGCCTCCTCGTTCCAGGCGATCATCGTCGGGGCGCTCCTCATTCTGGGATTGAAGGTCGTGGGGAAAGTACTCGGCCTCATCGGGGTGGTGTTCGTGATGCCGATCAGTTTCGCCTTCGGCATCGCGGCCGTCGTGCTGGGTTTCGTCTTCACGACCGCGGGCCTGGGCGCGATGATCCTGACGCGCTTTTCGAAGGGAGCCGAAGCCCGGCCGGCGGTTGCCCAGCCCGCCTCCACGGGCGCGGGTTGGTACGCGCCTCCTCCTTCGCCATCGCCGGCCTCTCCCCCGGAAGGGGGCTCCTCGGACGCGCCCTAGATCCGCCCGGTCCCCGCGGAGCGACGCTCCTCCGCGCCGCGGACGACCCCTACTGCGGCGCTTCGAGGAGCGCCGGCACGAAGGTCTCGCTCTTCGCGAGCGCCGTTCTGTCGCCCAGCCCCGAAATGTTGACCGCGATGCCCAGGAGGTACCCCGGCACTCCCCGGGGCGCGCCCGCCGGGTTCTTTACTTCCCCCGAGAGCCAATCCTCGATCTCCCCCAGGTCCTCGGGCGAAAGCGGTCGGATCCGGACGCGGACCGAGACGTAATATCGCCCGACCGGATCGAGCGCCCCGGCGGCCATGAGCGGCAGACGCCGTTCGGAGAAGAGCAACGTTTCCAGGGAGTCGAGCGACGGCACGACGCGCGTCTTGCGTTGGGCCGGGTTGGAGCGGACGCGAAACATCTTCTCCCAGGGATCGTAGACCACCTTGTGCTCGCTCTTGATCGCCAGGACCAGCTTGTCGAACCAGAGCGAGCGCCGCTTCCAGACACCCACCTCGAAAACGACGGTCGCCGGCATGCCCCGAAGCAGCGTTTCCTCGAGGCGCGGCGTCCATGGGTTTTCCACACGAAAGGAGGTGGTGATCGCGCCGTTCACAGATTCCACGGGCCCGACCGTGAGGCCGAGGTCGTTTCCAGCGAAGGCTGTTCCTGAAAGAAGGACGGCCGAGAGGATCGCCCCCCGAGCCGCGATCGCGAATCGATCGCGCGGTCCCGTCGGGCTTTGCGCCGGCTTCAGAACCGGTCTCCGAGGCGGATTCCCACTCGAAGCTTGGACTTTTCGTCGCAAAGGTTCTTCGCCACGGTGAGCGCTGCCGGTCCTTCAGCGATCCGCACTCCCAACCCGACATCGGCCGCGGGCCGCTGGCGGCCGAGATTGCCGCTCCCGAACCAGGCCGCGCCGTAGTCCAGAAACGTGAACGCGTAGAGATTCTTTCTCGCGCGCTGATAGAACTCGGCGTTCGCAACGAAGAATTGGTCTCCGGCGAACGTCTTGAAATCATGTCCCCGAAGCGTGCCGATCCCTCCCACATGCCAGACCTTTTGCCCCGGGAGAGCGCCGCTCACGGTGGACCCCGCGACCAGCCGAACGCGGAACTCCTGCGTCGGCGAAAGCCGGGTCCGGTTCCGGATGGATCCCCGCAGCCTCCCGTACTCGAAATCTCCTTGGAGCGGCGAGCCCGACCGCTCGTACGCAGCCTCGCCGTGCGTCCCGCCCCGAATCGGGAGCTGGGCGGGTCCGATCCGGCATCGGACCGTGAACGCCTGCTCGTCGCCGTCCTCGATCGGGGGATTGGGAGGGAATTCGGGATGCCGGCCGGTCAGGGAGACCCGCGTCTTGACGCTGAGGGAGGCCTGGGATTCAAGGCGGGCGCCCCCCCGAAGCGAGAAATCGGACCCCGGCGACCAGACGAGGTATCCCTGTCCTCCCTGGGATTCGTAATAGTCGCAGTAGTCCGTTCGGGCGAAGAGCGCGAAGAGGGTATTTTCCCCCTCCGTGACGATCCAGCCGTCTTCGGTCGCCGTCCCTCGATAGATCGAGCCCCCGACCTGGAGCCACGGCCGGTCGCCGAGGGGCGCCTCGAATCCCGCCTCATAGAGCGGCCTCTTTCGCGAGAACGCGTAGGTTCCCTCGGCGAAGAGCACGGGCTCGGGCGCGCGGGCCGGCTGGAAGGCGGCGCCGAGCGTGGGGGCGGGACCATCGACGCGGTTGTAACGGACGCGGACGATCGGGCGGAACCGGGCCTCCTCCGGGAGGCCGGTCTCGAGGGTCTCCCACTCCGCGGCCCGCGTGACCGGAGGCGGCGGAATCGGTCGCGCGAAGGCCGAGTCGGACACGCATGTCGCGCCGGACGCGCTCCCGGCGAGGCGGACCGCGCCCGCGCATGCGATCGCCAGGGCGGTGGCGCGGGCCGCGCTACGAGGTTTGGGCATCCCGGACCAGGCCGTATCGCTTGATCTTTCGGTGGAGATACCCTCGGTCCATGCCGAGTCGCTTGGCCGCTTCGGTCACGTTCCAGGAGCACTGCCGAAGGGTCGCGAGGATCGCGTCGCGCTCCGCGCGGTCGCGTGCCGCGCGAATCTCGCTCACCGGCTCCTCCTCGGCGTCCGGGGGAAGCGCGGCCTCGACCTCGCGAAGCCCGATCGTTTCTCCCTCGGTCATGATGAGCAGCCGCTCGATCAGGTTCTTCAGCTCGCGCACGTTGCCGGGCCAGGAGTATCGCGTCAGGCGCTCGACCGCCTC
This sequence is a window from Candidatus Eisenbacteria bacterium. Protein-coding genes within it:
- a CDS encoding M1 family metallopeptidase → SAKTAGASGSERLRRDVVPTFESISLNLDARKPGYTGSVRIDLRVDAATDSFQLNSEGLTLGRLTLRGAKGIVPSTHRAAGPAAVALRTRSPLKPGAYTLHIDFANTFNTRAQGIYRLENGGEWYCFTQFESDDARKAFPCWDEPSFKIPYQLTLAVPRGHRALTNTPVAHVTPGKVTKTVMFRRTKPLPSYLLAIAAGPLEMVPITGMSVPGNVVCVKGASALAGTASTMAPRLLGALERYFGRPYPYEKLDVIAVPEFWPGAMENAGLVTFRDDVLLVEPKTVSVRQLSRLSVYMAHEFAHMWFGDLVTMEWWDDLWLNEAFAEWMGNKISDEVYPEYKMHVQDLQATQGAMKIDARLSTRAIRQPVSALDNLLQAADELAYKKGQAVLGMFEQWLGPDKFRAGVLDYLNAHEWGNAVGSDLWSALSKASGKDASGPMSTFLDQGGVPLVTAEIQPDGRVRLSQRRFLSYGAQAAGDPLWKIPVALTYSDGLAVRTKRFLLSEREATVELEGDRAPIWVNPNAGAAGYYRWTLSPEAMQKLAQSAAEIMSPAERVGYLGNLTALLDAGLLHGDEYVRLLARFADDPSPEVLSALADGVDQVRRVFVTPELAEPFAVYVRQTLGPALGRLGLTRRPGEEDGVSLVRPELVHMLGDYGKDDRILAFADSLAKQYIAASGSVDPSLAGVALDLSALHADAALFAEYKRRFETARVPADRSRFLAALGFFRDPKIVEEALRYSLQGPLRPQEIFTIPNVVGLAVEYEEIPYRWMTENFGAISTKIPPMFSVFMPQFASGCSVKRLEAAKSFFAEPSRSVPGADKELAKIADQVNDCAGLREREGAVVTAYLGRLAGAR
- a CDS encoding septum formation initiator family protein codes for the protein MMRSPYQSPKDPPSRKFLRLPPREKSKKRRFLLWGAGVVLGYLVYSFVGGDSGLIRIRALQHETAALRARRQVLAVEASRAEQARASTAKDPLLSERVARERFHMVKKDEVLYRYQAEEDSAK
- a CDS encoding phosphopyruvate hydratase, whose protein sequence is MTEIESVYAREILDSRGMPTVEVEVALRGGALGRAAIPSGASTGSREALELRDQDPKRYGGKGVTQAVANVNETMAGHLVGEDADDQAYIDHLLIDLDGTPNKKALGANAILGVSIAVAKAAAESHLLPLYRYLGGANAKTLPVPLMNVVNGGAHADNNLDIQEFMIVPVGARSFSEALRMGSEVFHTLKGLLRDKGLVTAVGDEGGFAPNLGKNAEALEFLMRAIEKAGYRPGEDLALALDVAASELYKGGSYSLDGRKGLDSRAITQYLGDLLERFPIVSIEDGLAEGDWGGWKHLTGALGGTIQLVGDDIFVTNPEILRRGIEEGVANAILIKLNQIGTVTETLDTIGMARNAGYATVISHRSGETEDTTIADLAVAVNAGQIKTGSLSRSERIAKYNQLLRIEEQLADEALYPGAAAFRKLSGGSRETAGAR
- a CDS encoding sigma-70 family RNA polymerase sigma factor, producing the protein MRGLELTSDERDLVRRCLAREERAYRELVRRYQTPVVNLAWRITGNAEDAAEVAQEAFIRVLRSLHTYDPDRPLKTWLFKIAANLALDAIRRRKRRPVSIEDLFAEDEGRLLEAVEPGPGPDAQLMLDRSAERFDELLREMPEHYQAILYLRYREDLAYEEIAETLGIPLGTVKVRLHRAHGILRRKLSARGNRS
- a CDS encoding DUF4390 domain-containing protein, giving the protein MRRKVQASSGNPPRRPVLKPAQSPTGPRDRFAIAARGAILSAVLLSGTAFAGNDLGLTVGPVESVNGAITTSFRVENPWTPRLEETLLRGMPATVVFEVGVWKRRSLWFDKLVLAIKSEHKVVYDPWEKMFRVRSNPAQRKTRVVPSLDSLETLLFSERRLPLMAAGALDPVGRYYVSVRVRIRPLSPEDLGEIEDWLSGEVKNPAGAPRGVPGYLLGIAVNISGLGDRTALAKSETFVPALLEAPQ